The sequence AGGCGCTACTTCAAACACGTAAGTGTTGAAGCTCATCATCTCAGTTGTACGTTCTGTGATAATAGGGCGCAGGATAACATCGCGTACGTCTTTCATTATCCAAGCACCTCCTCTACTTTAGCTACCGCATCTTTAGTGATAACTAATTTGTCGTGCTTCAACACGTCAAGAACGTTGATTCCTTCTGCAGTTACAAACTTGATTCCAGGAATGTTTCTCGCAGACTTCGCTACAGCATCTGTGAATTCACCAGTAACCACTAGAGCCTTGCTGTCAACGTTTAGACCTTTAAGAACTTGAACCATTTCCTTCGTCTTTGGAGCATCGAACGCCAATCCTTCTAGTACAAGGATTTCGTTAGCTTGAACCTTAGAAGAAAGAGCAGATTTAATCGCAAGGCGACGAACTTTCTTAGGAAGCTTGTAAGAATAGCTGCGAGGAGTTGGTCCGAAAACGATTCCTCCACCTACCCATTGCGGAGAACGGA is a genomic window of Ammoniphilus sp. CFH 90114 containing:
- the rplD gene encoding 50S ribosomal protein L4 codes for the protein MPKVALFNQTGAQVGEIELADSVFGIEPNRSVLHDAVLMQQASMRQGTHDTKGRSEVRGGGRKPWKQKGTGRARQGSIRSPQWVGGGIVFGPTPRSYSYKLPKKVRRLAIKSALSSKVQANEILVLEGLAFDAPKTKEMVQVLKGLNVDSKALVVTGEFTDAVAKSARNIPGIKFVTAEGINVLDVLKHDKLVITKDAVAKVEEVLG